The following are encoded together in the Falsibacillus albus genome:
- a CDS encoding isochorismatase family cysteine hydrolase yields the protein MNKVTSKFALLIIDIINPFDFQHGRSLADHTLKIVEPISNLKQVCREKDIPIIYINDHYNLWQANLETIYKKCSNELNKKILAKLKPDDKDYFLIKPKHSAFYGTALNTLLYHLEADSLILTGIAGNICVLFTANDAYMREYSLYVPNDCLASVAEEDNTYALRMMKNVLQANIDDSTTLIEDQL from the coding sequence TTGAACAAGGTTACTTCAAAGTTTGCTCTGTTGATCATAGATATCATCAATCCATTTGACTTTCAGCATGGTCGTTCGCTTGCCGACCATACGCTCAAAATCGTCGAACCGATTTCCAACCTGAAACAAGTATGCAGGGAAAAGGACATTCCCATCATCTATATTAATGACCATTATAATCTATGGCAGGCGAATTTAGAAACCATATATAAGAAGTGCTCCAATGAACTTAACAAAAAAATTTTGGCAAAATTAAAACCTGACGATAAAGATTATTTTTTAATCAAACCTAAACATTCCGCCTTCTACGGCACCGCCCTGAATACTCTTCTGTACCATTTGGAGGCGGACTCCCTCATCCTTACCGGCATCGCTGGAAACATATGCGTTTTATTTACAGCCAATGATGCATATATGCGGGAATATAGTTTATATGTTCCCAACGATTGTTTAGCTTCCGTCGCTGAAGAGGATAACACGTATGCATTGCGCATGATGAAAAATGTCCTCCAGGCCAATATCGATGATTCCACAACGCTAATCGAAGACCAATTATGA